Proteins from one Embleya scabrispora genomic window:
- a CDS encoding aminotransferase class I/II-fold pyridoxal phosphate-dependent enzyme — translation MATTGRTAADIAASVERDLHAREIAPGDALPPVRTLAAELGVNANTVAAAYRTLRERGIVETHGRAGTRIRARPATTQRTTLGPSVPPGARDLASGEPDPALLPSPVFPEPGHWRPLYVHGALYPPFEDAARTVLDAVGVPTDHLAATSGALDGMERSLTAHLRPGDLVAVEDPSWGNLLDLLGALNLTPRPIPVDDQGPDPAATEDALRAGARAFVVTARAHNPTGTSVSAERAAALRPILAAHPRVVLLEDDHGNDICGRDLHTLAGITTHWAHIRSASKAYGPDLRCAAVAGDAITIDRIIGRQRLGPGWVSHALQHAVAHAWTSAEVAAHIRAAREAYRTRRTGLIEALRERGVRAVGDTGFNVWIEVRDETAAVAGLLARGWVVAPGARYRITSPPGLRITVATLTAEETGPLADAVAEAVRTGAARAGR, via the coding sequence ATGGCCACCACCGGTCGTACCGCCGCCGACATCGCCGCATCCGTCGAGCGCGACCTGCACGCGCGCGAGATCGCCCCCGGCGACGCGCTGCCACCCGTACGCACGCTCGCGGCCGAACTCGGCGTGAACGCCAACACCGTCGCCGCCGCCTACCGGACCCTGCGCGAACGCGGCATCGTGGAGACCCACGGCCGAGCCGGCACCCGCATCCGGGCCCGCCCGGCCACCACGCAGCGCACCACCCTGGGCCCGAGCGTGCCGCCCGGCGCGCGCGACCTGGCAAGCGGCGAGCCCGACCCCGCGCTGCTGCCCTCGCCGGTCTTCCCCGAGCCCGGCCACTGGCGACCCCTGTACGTCCACGGCGCGCTGTACCCGCCGTTCGAGGACGCCGCCCGCACCGTGCTCGACGCGGTGGGCGTGCCCACCGACCACCTGGCCGCCACCTCCGGCGCGCTCGACGGCATGGAGCGTTCGCTCACCGCACACCTGCGCCCCGGCGACCTGGTCGCGGTCGAGGACCCGAGCTGGGGCAACCTGCTCGACCTGCTCGGCGCACTCAACCTGACCCCGCGCCCGATCCCCGTCGACGACCAGGGGCCCGATCCCGCCGCGACCGAGGACGCGCTGCGCGCCGGTGCCCGCGCGTTCGTGGTCACCGCCCGCGCGCACAACCCCACCGGCACCTCCGTGTCCGCCGAACGCGCCGCCGCGCTGCGCCCGATCCTGGCCGCGCACCCGCGAGTCGTGCTCCTGGAGGACGACCACGGCAACGACATCTGCGGCCGCGACCTGCACACCCTCGCCGGCATCACCACCCACTGGGCGCACATCCGCTCCGCCTCCAAGGCGTACGGGCCGGACCTGCGCTGCGCCGCGGTGGCCGGCGACGCGATCACGATCGACCGGATCATCGGCCGGCAGCGGCTCGGCCCCGGCTGGGTCAGCCACGCGCTCCAGCACGCGGTCGCCCACGCGTGGACCTCCGCCGAGGTCGCCGCACACATCCGCGCGGCCCGGGAGGCGTACCGGACGCGCCGGACCGGGCTGATCGAGGCGCTGCGCGAGCGGGGCGTGCGGGCGGTGGGCGACACCGGGTTCAACGTGTGGATCGAGGTCCGGGACGAGACCGCCGCCGTCGCCGGCCTGCTCGCCCGAGGGTGGGTCGTGGCCCCCGGCGCGCGCTACCGGATCACCTCGCCGCCCGGCCTTCGGATCACCGTGGCCACCCTCACCGCCGAGGAGACCGGCCCCCTGGCCGACGCGGTCGCCGAGGCGGTACGCACGGGAGCGGCCCGCGCCGGGCGGTGA
- a CDS encoding pyridoxamine 5'-phosphate oxidase family protein, producing MAEYPVTAATSPKRHRDRMRYDADTVHAILDAGFMAHVSFTVGGRPQLIPLAFGRDGERLYLHTSSGGQLALAARASGAEGVPVAISVTHIDSVVLSRSAMHHSVDYRCVIAHGPLVHVTDPDEQLHAYRVIIDHLVPGRADDVRAPSPKENAQTTVLRLDLDQVAAKVRDHGLAEDPDDLDLPHYAGVVPLTTTRGPIRPDRADQDVPPYLATWLGAS from the coding sequence ATGGCCGAGTATCCCGTCACCGCCGCCACCTCCCCGAAGCGTCACCGCGACCGCATGCGCTACGACGCCGACACGGTGCACGCGATCCTGGACGCCGGCTTCATGGCGCACGTCTCGTTCACCGTCGGCGGCCGGCCCCAGTTGATCCCGCTCGCGTTCGGACGCGACGGGGAGCGCCTGTACCTGCACACCTCCAGCGGCGGGCAACTCGCCCTCGCGGCCCGGGCGAGCGGCGCCGAGGGTGTGCCGGTGGCGATCTCGGTCACCCACATCGACTCGGTGGTGCTCTCCCGCTCGGCGATGCACCACTCGGTGGACTACCGCTGCGTGATCGCGCACGGCCCGCTCGTGCACGTCACCGACCCCGACGAACAGCTGCACGCCTACCGGGTGATCATCGACCACCTGGTCCCCGGCCGCGCCGACGACGTACGCGCGCCGAGCCCGAAGGAGAACGCGCAGACCACGGTGTTGCGCCTGGACCTGGACCAGGTGGCCGCGAAGGTCCGCGACCACGGCCTGGCCGAGGACCCCGACGACCTCGACCTCCCGCACTACGCGGGCGTGGTCCCCCTCACCACCACCCGGGGCCCCATCCGCCCCGACCGCGCCGACCAGGACGTCCCGCCCTACCTGGCCACCTGGCTCGGAGCCTCCTGA